The proteins below are encoded in one region of Saccopteryx leptura isolate mSacLep1 chromosome 1, mSacLep1_pri_phased_curated, whole genome shotgun sequence:
- the ARAP1 gene encoding arf-GAP with Rho-GAP domain, ANK repeat and PH domain-containing protein 1 isoform X5, whose protein sequence is MTKKVGQAAEEPAVSPAPRAVRVASLLSEGEELSEDDQGDEEEDDHAYEGISNGGWHTSNLSSSLPSSLLIPQLPPHPMDRLSGGPAPITPVIKAGWLDKNPPQGSYIYQKRWVKLDADYLRYFDSNKDAYSKRFISVACISRVAAIGDQKFEVITNNRTFAFRAESDAERKEWMQALQQAVAEQRARARLSSASLLGVQGLEPPDRAGSLELRGFKNKLYVAVVGDKVQLYKNLEEYHLGIGITFIDMSVGNVKEVDRRSFDLTTPYRIFSFSAESELEKEHWLEAMQGAIAEALSTSEVAERIWAVAPNRFCADCGAAQPDWASINLCVVICKRCAGEHRGMGAGVSKVRSLKMDRKVWTETLIELFLQLGNGSGNRFWAASVPPSEALQPSSSPGARRRHLEAKYLEGKYRRYHPLFGNQEELDKALCAAVTTTDLAETQALLGCGAGVNSFSGDPEAPTPLALAEQAGQTLQMEFLRNNRTTEVPRVDLMKPLEKHYSVVLPTVSHSGFLYKTASAGKPLQDRRAREEFSRRWCVLSDGVLSYYENERAVTPNGEIRASEIVCLAVLPPDTHGFEHTFEVYTEGERLYLFGLESADLAREWVKCIAKAFVPVLAEDLLAREFERLGRLPYKAGLSLQRAQEGWFSLTGSELRVIFPEGPCEEPLQLRKLQELSIQGDNENQVLVLVERRRTLYIQGERRLDFAGWLGAIQKAAASSGDTLSEQQLGDSDIPVIVYRCVDYITQCGLTSEGIYRKCGQTSKTQRLLESLRQDARSVRLKEGEQHVDDVSSALKRFLRDLPDGLFTRTRRLSWLEASEIEEEEEKVSRYRELLARLPPVNRATVKALISHLYCVQCFSDTNQMNTHNLAIVFGPTLFQTDGQDYKAGRVVEDLIGHYVVVFSVDEEELRKQREEITAIVKMRVAGSASGTQHAGDFICTVYLEEKKAETEQHIKIPASMTAEELTLEILDRRHVNIREKDYWTCFEVNEREETERPLYFAEKVLPILHGLGIDSYLVVKKHPSMEAMLLYLASHVGDTKHGMMKFREDRSLLGLGLPSGGFHDRYFILNSSCLRLYKEIRNQRPWSGAPETSHRPEKEWPVKSLKVYLGVKKKLRPPTCWGFTVVHETEKHEKQQWYLCCETQMELREWFATFLFVQHDGLVWPSEPSRVSRAVPEVRLGSVSLIPLRGTENEMRRSVAAFAADPLSLLRNV, encoded by the exons ATGACCAAGAAGGTGGGCCAGGCCGCG GAGGAGCCTGCAGTGAGTCCAGCCCCACGTGCTGTGCGTGTGGCCAGTCTGCTGAGTGAGGGGGAGGAACTGTCAGAGGACGACCAAGGGGATGAAGAAGAGGATGACCATGCCTACGAGGGCATCTCCAA tGGTGGATGGCACACCAGCAACCTGAGCTCATCCTTACCCAGCAGCCTCCTGATCCCGcagctccctccccaccccatggaTCGACTGTCTGGGGGCCCCGCCCCCATCACACCGGTCATCAAGGCTGGCTGGCTGGACAAGAACCCACCACAGGG ATCTTACATATATCAGAAGCGATGGGTGAAACTGGATGCCGATTACCTGCGATACTTTGATAGTAACAAG gaTGCCTACTCGAAGCGCTTTATCTCTGTGGCCTGCATCTCCCGTGTGGCTGCCATTGGGGACCAGAAGTTTGAAGTGATCACAAACAACCGGACCTTTGCCTTCCGGGCAGAGAGTGATG CGGAGCGGAAGGAGTGGATGCAGGCCCTGCAGCAGGCAGTGGCTGAGCAGCGTGCCCGGGCCCGGCTGTCTAGTGCTTCTCTGTTGGGTGTTCAAGGCTTAGAGCCTCCTGACCGTGCCGGCAGCCTGGAGCTACGTGGCTTCAAGAATAAACTGTATGTGGCTGTGGTTGGGGACAAAGTGCAGCTTTACAAGAATCTGGAG GAGTACCACCTGGGCATTGGCATCACCTTCATCGACATGAGTGTGGGCAATGTGAAGGAAGTGGACCGGCGGAGCTTCGATCTAACCACCCCCTACCGCATCTTCAG CTTCTCGGCCGAATCAGAACTGGAGAAGGAGCACTGGCTAGAGGCCATGCAGGGAGCCATTGCCGAAGCCCTGTCTACCTCGGAGGTGGCCGAGCGCATCTGGGCCGTGGCCCCTAACAGGTTCTGTGCTGACTGCGGGGCTGCCCAGCCTGACTGGGCCTCCATCAACCTCTGTGTCGTCATCTGCAAGCGCTGTGCAG GGGAGCATCGTGGCATGGGTGCTGGCGTCTCCAAGGTGCGGAGCCTGAAGATGGACAGGAAGGTGTGGACGGAAACACTCATCGAG CTCTTCTTACAGCTGGGCAATGGCTCTGGGAACCGCTTCTGGGCAGCCAGCGTGCCCCCCAGTGAGGCCCTGCAGCCCAGCAGCAGCCCTGGTGCCCGGCGGCGCCACCTGGAGGCCAAATACCTTGAGGGCAAGTACCGCCGCTACCACCCGCTCTTTGGCAACCAGGAGGAGCTGGACAAG gccCTGTGTGCTGCAGTCACCACCACAGACCTGGCCGAGACCCAGGCACTCCTGGGCTGTGGCGCTGGGGTCAACTCCTTCTCAGGGGACCCTGAGGCCCCCACACCCCTGGCTCTTGCCGAGCAGGCAGGGCAGACACTGCAGATGGAATTTCTTCGGAACAACCGGACCACGG AGGTACCTCGGGTGGATTTGATGAAGCCCCTGGAAAAGCACTACTCAGTTGTCTTGCCAACTGTGAGCCACAGCGGCTTCCTCTACAAGACCGCTTCCGCTGGCAAGCCGCTGCAGGACCGCCGTGCCCGggaag AGTTCAGCCGACGCTGGTGTGTCCTTAGTGATGGGGTCCTGAGCTACTATGAGAATGAACGGGCAGTGACGCCCAATGGGGAGATTCGGGCCAGCGAGATTGTGTGCCTGGCAGTCCTCCCTCCTGACACCCACGG CTTTGAGCACACCTTTGAAGTGTACACAGAGGGAGAGCGACTATATCTGTTTGGACTGGAGAGTGCGGATTTGGCTCGTGAGTGGGTCAAGTGCATTGCCAAG GCGTTCGTGCCTGTCCTGGCTGAGGACCTGTTGGCCCGGGAATTTGAGCGGCTTGGGCGCCTACCCTACAAAGCTGGCCTGAGCCTACAGCGGGCCCAGGAGGGCTGGTTCTCGCTCACTGGCTCCGAGCTCCGAGTCATCTTCCCAGAGGGGCCTTGTGAGGAGCCTTTGCAACTACGGAAACTGCAGGAGCTTT CCATTCAAGGGGACAATGAAAACcaggtgctggtgctggtggagCGAAGGAG GACACTGTATATCCAGGGAGAACGGCGGCTGGACTTCGCGGGTTGGTTGGGGGCCATTCAGAAAGCAGCAGCCAGCTCGGGAGATACACTGTCAGAGCAGCAGCTGGGAGATTCGGACATCCCAGTGATTGTGTACCGCTGTGTGGACTATATCACGCAATGTG gCCTGACCTCTGAGGGTATCTACCGGAAGTGTGGGCAGACTTCAAAGACACAGCGGCTGCTGGAGAGCCTGCGGCAGGATGCTCGCTCTGTGCGCCTCAAGGAGGGCGAGCAGCATGTGGACGATGTCTCCTCAGCACTCAAACGCTTCCTGCGAGACCTGCCTGATGGGCTCTTCACTCGCACTCGGCGCCTCTCCTGGCTGGAGGCCTCAG agattgaggaggaggaggaaaaagtcTCCAGGTACCGAGAGCTCCTGGCACGTCTGCCCCCAGTCAACCGGGCAACAGTGAAGGCCCTTATCAGCCACCTGTACTG CGTCCAGTGCTTCTCAGACACGAACCAGATGAACACGCACAACCTGGCTATTGTGTTTGGGCCCACGCTCTTCCAGACAGATGGGCAGGACTACAAGGCTGGCCGTGTGGTGGAAGACCTCATCGGCCACTATGTGGTGGTGTTTAGT gtggACGAGGAGGAGCTGAGGAAGCAGCGGGAGGAGATCACTGCCATTGTAAAGATGCGTGTGGCTGGCAGTGCCAGTGGGACCCAG CACGCTGGTGACTTTATCTGCACGGTGTACTTggaggaaaagaaagcagagacTGAGCAGCATATCAAG ATTCCAGCATCCATGACAGCTGAGGAGCTCACCCTGGAGATCCTGGATCGCAGGCATGTGAACATCAGGGAGAAGGATTACTGGACCTGCTTTGAGGTcaatgagagagaagaaacag AGCGCCCCCTGTACTTTGCGGAGAAGGTGTTACCCATCTTGCATGGGCTAGGCATAGACAGCTACCTGGTGGTGAAGAAGCACCCGTCCATGGAGGCCATGCTGCTGTACCTGG CCAGCCATGTGGGTGACACAAAGCACGGCATGATGAAGTTCCGCGAGGACCGCAgcctcctgggcctgggcctgcccTCCGGGGGCTTCCACGATCGCTACTTCATCCTCAACAGCAGCTGCCTGCGGCTCTACAAGGAGATCCGG AACCAGAGGCCGTGGAGCGGGGCCCCTGAGACC
- the ARAP1 gene encoding arf-GAP with Rho-GAP domain, ANK repeat and PH domain-containing protein 1 isoform X4, with the protein MTEAEDAALSVAEWLQALHLEQYTRLFEHHGLVRATDCQGLSDSHLVDMGVLLPGHRRRILAGLLRAHAPPAPAPRSTPRPVPMKRHVFRSPPAPTTPPEPLTAARVDEGPPSAPPIPPRRSCLPPACFSAPSTAVPDPVLPPLPAKRHSVELSVPLVPPRIGPPRPPVSLPYKEEESLSLPLSCSPQREPEEPLAIFPQGPPQPPSPSPPEIPPKPLRLLPEFDDSDYDEAPEEGPGASAGVMTKKEEPAVSPAPRAVRVASLLSEGEELSEDDQGDEEEDDHAYEGISNGGWHTSNLSSSLPSSLLIPQLPPHPMDRLSGGPAPITPVIKAGWLDKNPPQGSYIYQKRWVKLDADYLRYFDSNKDAYSKRFISVACISRVAAIGDQKFEVITNNRTFAFRAESDAERKEWMQALQQAVAEQRARARLSSASLLGVQGLEPPDRAGSLELRGFKNKLYVAVVGDKVQLYKNLEEYHLGIGITFIDMSVGNVKEVDRRSFDLTTPYRIFSFSAESELEKEHWLEAMQGAIAEALSTSEVAERIWAVAPNRFCADCGAAQPDWASINLCVVICKRCAGEHRGMGAGVSKVRSLKMDRKVWTETLIELFLQLGNGSGNRFWAASVPPSEALQPSSSPGARRRHLEAKYLEGKYRRYHPLFGNQEELDKALCAAVTTTDLAETQALLGCGAGVNSFSGDPEAPTPLALAEQAGQTLQMEFLRNNRTTEVPRVDLMKPLEKHYSVVLPTVSHSGFLYKTASAGKPLQDRRAREEFSRRWCVLSDGVLSYYENERAVTPNGEIRASEIVCLAVLPPDTHGFEHTFEVYTEGERLYLFGLESADLAREWVKCIAKAFVPVLAEDLLAREFERLGRLPYKAGLSLQRAQEGWFSLTGSELRVIFPEGPCEEPLQLRKLQELSIQGDNENQVLVLVERRRTLYIQGERRLDFAGWLGAIQKAAASSGDTLSEQQLGDSDIPVIVYRCVDYITQCGLTSEGIYRKCGQTSKTQRLLESLRQDARSVRLKEGEQHVDDVSSALKRFLRDLPDGLFTRTRRLSWLEASEIEEEEEKVSRYRELLARLPPVNRATVKALISHLYCVQCFSDTNQMNTHNLAIVFGPTLFQTDGQDYKAGRVVEDLIGHYVVVFSVDEEELRKQREEITAIVKMRVAGSASGTQHAGDFICTVYLEEKKAETEQHIKIPASMTAEELTLEILDRRHVNIREKDYWTCFEVNEREETERPLYFAEKVLPILHGLGIDSYLVVKKHPSMEAMLLYLASHVGDTKHGMMKFREDRSLLGLGLPSGGFHDRYFILNSSCLRLYKEIRSHRPEKEWPVKSLKVYLGVKKKLRPPTCWGFTVVHETEKHEKQQWYLCCETQMELREWFATFLFVQHDGLVWPSEPSRVSRAVPEVRLGSVSLIPLRGTENEMRRSVAAFAADPLSLLRNV; encoded by the exons ATGACAGAGGCCGAGGATGCAGCACTGTCGGTGGCCGAGTGGCTGCAGGCACTGCACCTGGAGCAGTACACCAGGCTTTTTGAACATCACGGACTGGTGCGGGCCACAGACTGCCAAGGCCTCAGCGACTCTCACCTGGTGGACATGGGTGTGCTACTCCCCGGCCACCGTCGCCGCATCCTGGCTGGCCTGCTCCGTGCCCATGCACCTCCAGCCCCGGCCCCCCGCTCTACCCCACGGCCTGTGCCCATGAAGCGTCATGTCTTCCGCTCACCGCCTGCACCCACTACTCCCCCTGAGCCACTAACCGCAGCTAGAGTGGATGAGGGACCACCCTCTGCCCCACCCATACCACCCCGGAGGAGCTGCCTTCCTCCTgcctgcttctctgccccatccACAGCTGTGCCAGACCCTGTACTGCCCCCACTGCCTGCCAAGAGGCATTCGGTAGAGCTAAGTGTTCCACTTGTGCCGCCTCGCATTGGGCCCCCACGTCCACCTGTGAG CCTTCCCTACAAGGAGGAAGAATCGCTGTCATTACCActgtcatgctctccccagcgAGAACCTGAGGAGCCCCTGGCCATCTTCCCGCAgggccctccccagcccccgTCTCCCAGCCCCCCAGAGATTCCCCCAAAGCCTCTTCGCCTGCTTCCAGAGTTCG atgATTCTGACTACGATGAGGCCCCAGAGGAGGGGCCAGGAGCCTCGGCTGGTGTGATGACCAAGAAG GAGGAGCCTGCAGTGAGTCCAGCCCCACGTGCTGTGCGTGTGGCCAGTCTGCTGAGTGAGGGGGAGGAACTGTCAGAGGACGACCAAGGGGATGAAGAAGAGGATGACCATGCCTACGAGGGCATCTCCAA tGGTGGATGGCACACCAGCAACCTGAGCTCATCCTTACCCAGCAGCCTCCTGATCCCGcagctccctccccaccccatggaTCGACTGTCTGGGGGCCCCGCCCCCATCACACCGGTCATCAAGGCTGGCTGGCTGGACAAGAACCCACCACAGGG ATCTTACATATATCAGAAGCGATGGGTGAAACTGGATGCCGATTACCTGCGATACTTTGATAGTAACAAG gaTGCCTACTCGAAGCGCTTTATCTCTGTGGCCTGCATCTCCCGTGTGGCTGCCATTGGGGACCAGAAGTTTGAAGTGATCACAAACAACCGGACCTTTGCCTTCCGGGCAGAGAGTGATG CGGAGCGGAAGGAGTGGATGCAGGCCCTGCAGCAGGCAGTGGCTGAGCAGCGTGCCCGGGCCCGGCTGTCTAGTGCTTCTCTGTTGGGTGTTCAAGGCTTAGAGCCTCCTGACCGTGCCGGCAGCCTGGAGCTACGTGGCTTCAAGAATAAACTGTATGTGGCTGTGGTTGGGGACAAAGTGCAGCTTTACAAGAATCTGGAG GAGTACCACCTGGGCATTGGCATCACCTTCATCGACATGAGTGTGGGCAATGTGAAGGAAGTGGACCGGCGGAGCTTCGATCTAACCACCCCCTACCGCATCTTCAG CTTCTCGGCCGAATCAGAACTGGAGAAGGAGCACTGGCTAGAGGCCATGCAGGGAGCCATTGCCGAAGCCCTGTCTACCTCGGAGGTGGCCGAGCGCATCTGGGCCGTGGCCCCTAACAGGTTCTGTGCTGACTGCGGGGCTGCCCAGCCTGACTGGGCCTCCATCAACCTCTGTGTCGTCATCTGCAAGCGCTGTGCAG GGGAGCATCGTGGCATGGGTGCTGGCGTCTCCAAGGTGCGGAGCCTGAAGATGGACAGGAAGGTGTGGACGGAAACACTCATCGAG CTCTTCTTACAGCTGGGCAATGGCTCTGGGAACCGCTTCTGGGCAGCCAGCGTGCCCCCCAGTGAGGCCCTGCAGCCCAGCAGCAGCCCTGGTGCCCGGCGGCGCCACCTGGAGGCCAAATACCTTGAGGGCAAGTACCGCCGCTACCACCCGCTCTTTGGCAACCAGGAGGAGCTGGACAAG gccCTGTGTGCTGCAGTCACCACCACAGACCTGGCCGAGACCCAGGCACTCCTGGGCTGTGGCGCTGGGGTCAACTCCTTCTCAGGGGACCCTGAGGCCCCCACACCCCTGGCTCTTGCCGAGCAGGCAGGGCAGACACTGCAGATGGAATTTCTTCGGAACAACCGGACCACGG AGGTACCTCGGGTGGATTTGATGAAGCCCCTGGAAAAGCACTACTCAGTTGTCTTGCCAACTGTGAGCCACAGCGGCTTCCTCTACAAGACCGCTTCCGCTGGCAAGCCGCTGCAGGACCGCCGTGCCCGggaag AGTTCAGCCGACGCTGGTGTGTCCTTAGTGATGGGGTCCTGAGCTACTATGAGAATGAACGGGCAGTGACGCCCAATGGGGAGATTCGGGCCAGCGAGATTGTGTGCCTGGCAGTCCTCCCTCCTGACACCCACGG CTTTGAGCACACCTTTGAAGTGTACACAGAGGGAGAGCGACTATATCTGTTTGGACTGGAGAGTGCGGATTTGGCTCGTGAGTGGGTCAAGTGCATTGCCAAG GCGTTCGTGCCTGTCCTGGCTGAGGACCTGTTGGCCCGGGAATTTGAGCGGCTTGGGCGCCTACCCTACAAAGCTGGCCTGAGCCTACAGCGGGCCCAGGAGGGCTGGTTCTCGCTCACTGGCTCCGAGCTCCGAGTCATCTTCCCAGAGGGGCCTTGTGAGGAGCCTTTGCAACTACGGAAACTGCAGGAGCTTT CCATTCAAGGGGACAATGAAAACcaggtgctggtgctggtggagCGAAGGAG GACACTGTATATCCAGGGAGAACGGCGGCTGGACTTCGCGGGTTGGTTGGGGGCCATTCAGAAAGCAGCAGCCAGCTCGGGAGATACACTGTCAGAGCAGCAGCTGGGAGATTCGGACATCCCAGTGATTGTGTACCGCTGTGTGGACTATATCACGCAATGTG gCCTGACCTCTGAGGGTATCTACCGGAAGTGTGGGCAGACTTCAAAGACACAGCGGCTGCTGGAGAGCCTGCGGCAGGATGCTCGCTCTGTGCGCCTCAAGGAGGGCGAGCAGCATGTGGACGATGTCTCCTCAGCACTCAAACGCTTCCTGCGAGACCTGCCTGATGGGCTCTTCACTCGCACTCGGCGCCTCTCCTGGCTGGAGGCCTCAG agattgaggaggaggaggaaaaagtcTCCAGGTACCGAGAGCTCCTGGCACGTCTGCCCCCAGTCAACCGGGCAACAGTGAAGGCCCTTATCAGCCACCTGTACTG CGTCCAGTGCTTCTCAGACACGAACCAGATGAACACGCACAACCTGGCTATTGTGTTTGGGCCCACGCTCTTCCAGACAGATGGGCAGGACTACAAGGCTGGCCGTGTGGTGGAAGACCTCATCGGCCACTATGTGGTGGTGTTTAGT gtggACGAGGAGGAGCTGAGGAAGCAGCGGGAGGAGATCACTGCCATTGTAAAGATGCGTGTGGCTGGCAGTGCCAGTGGGACCCAG CACGCTGGTGACTTTATCTGCACGGTGTACTTggaggaaaagaaagcagagacTGAGCAGCATATCAAG ATTCCAGCATCCATGACAGCTGAGGAGCTCACCCTGGAGATCCTGGATCGCAGGCATGTGAACATCAGGGAGAAGGATTACTGGACCTGCTTTGAGGTcaatgagagagaagaaacag AGCGCCCCCTGTACTTTGCGGAGAAGGTGTTACCCATCTTGCATGGGCTAGGCATAGACAGCTACCTGGTGGTGAAGAAGCACCCGTCCATGGAGGCCATGCTGCTGTACCTGG CCAGCCATGTGGGTGACACAAAGCACGGCATGATGAAGTTCCGCGAGGACCGCAgcctcctgggcctgggcctgcccTCCGGGGGCTTCCACGATCGCTACTTCATCCTCAACAGCAGCTGCCTGCGGCTCTACAAGGAGATCCGG